The Bombus vancouverensis nearcticus chromosome 12, iyBomVanc1_principal, whole genome shotgun sequence genome contains a region encoding:
- the LOC117160802 gene encoding cyclin-dependent kinase-like 4 isoform X1, protein MEKYEMLEIVGEGSYGVVMKCRHRESGQFVAIKRFLETEEDHQVREMAFREIRMLKQLCHDNLVNMIEVFRQRKRLYLVFEYLDHTLLDELERIGNGLGWEVSRRYVYQILRGLSFCHSRNVMHRDIKPENILVSPNGVIKLCDFGFARFTNGVNESCTDYVATRWYRAPELLVGDARYGKAVDVWAVGCVYAELVTGDALFPGESDVDQLYRITKVLGRLCTKHQTIISPGRSSQMLRHASADELVGPTHSSVVSIRKLFPTWNSMTVDFLSQCLRMDPETRATSVALLQHPLFTQSNFVDEFLEQLRNIIADEAAMNPLTTKKLEKRRSTMFNLTSRNILHRWHMEVVSQDTKSNDRTATETIETTQLHQTPLLLHVDRLQKVPHFDPISVLPNATYVRKLNGFVSTNEYTHTLPSPDFKQFCSYTSINDKGENSRQRKTRKTRFHHFINNKKASIRRFT, encoded by the exons ATGGAGAAATACGAAATGTTAGAAATCGTAGGAGAAGGCAGCTACGGTGTAGTGATGAAATGCAGACATCGTGAAAGTGGCCAGTTCGTCGCCATTAAGAGATTTTTGGAAACCGAGGAAGACCATCAAGTGCGAGAAATGGCATTTCGTGAAATCAGAATGTTGAAA CAATTGTGTCACGATAATCTAGTAAATATGATCGAAGTGTTCCGCCAAAGGAAACGATTATATCTCGTCTTCGAGTATTTGGATCACACCTTGTTGGATGAGCTGGAACGTATTGGAAACGGTCTAGGCTGGGAAGTGTCCAGGCGATATGTTTATCAAATCCTTCGCGGTTTGAGCTTCTGTCATAGCAGAAAT GTAATGCATCGTGATATCAAGCCTGAAAATATTCTCGTATCTCCGAACGGAGTGATCAAACTCTGTGATTTCGGGTTTGCACGTTTCACAAATGGTGTCAACGAGTCCTGCACAGATTACGTAGCAACAAGGTGGTATCGAGCACCGGAGCTTCTTGTTGGTGATGCACGATATGGCAAAGCGGTCGATGTTTGGGCGGTAGGTTGTGTTTACGCGGAGTTGGTTACGGGAGATGCTCTCTTTCCTGGCGAAAGCGACGTAGATCAGCTCTATCGAATAACCAAAGTCTTGG GAAGACTGTGTACGAAGCATCAAACGATAATCAGTCCTGGCAGATCTAGTCAAATGTTGCGACACGCAAGTGCGGACGAGCTGGTAGGACCAACTCATTCGAGTGTCGTTTCGATTCGTAAATTATTTCCCACTTGGAATTCAATGACAGTCGACTTCTTATCTCAATGTCTTCGCATGGATCCCGAAACAAGAGCCACGTCTGTAGCGCTCTTGCAACACCCGCTCTTCACGCAAAGTAACTTCGTCGACGAATTCCTCGAACAACTGAGAAATATTATCGCTGATGAAGCTGCTATGAATCCTCTGACGACTAAGAAATTAGAGAAAAGAAGGTCGACTATGTTTAATCTGACATCGAGAAATATTTTGCATAG ATGGCACATGGAAGTCGTTTCGCAAGATACAAAGTCGAACGATAGAACTGCAACTGAAACGATCGAAACGACACAATTACACCAAACGCCATTGCTATTGCACGTAGATCGCTTACAAAAAGTTCCTCACTTTGATCCTATTTCCGTCTTACCAAATGCAACCTACGTTCGTAAGCTAAATGGATTCGTCTCTACAAACGAGTACACCCATACTTTACCTTCTCCCGATTTCAAACAATTTTGTAGCTATACTAGTATCAACGATAAGGGGGAAAATAGTCGtcaaagaaaaacaagaaaaactCGGTTTcatcattttattaataataaaaaagcaTCTATTCGACGATTTACTTAA
- the LOC117160802 gene encoding cyclin-dependent kinase-like 4 isoform X2, with product MYLQQLCHDNLVNMIEVFRQRKRLYLVFEYLDHTLLDELERIGNGLGWEVSRRYVYQILRGLSFCHSRNVMHRDIKPENILVSPNGVIKLCDFGFARFTNGVNESCTDYVATRWYRAPELLVGDARYGKAVDVWAVGCVYAELVTGDALFPGESDVDQLYRITKVLGRLCTKHQTIISPGRSSQMLRHASADELVGPTHSSVVSIRKLFPTWNSMTVDFLSQCLRMDPETRATSVALLQHPLFTQSNFVDEFLEQLRNIIADEAAMNPLTTKKLEKRRSTMFNLTSRNILHRWHMEVVSQDTKSNDRTATETIETTQLHQTPLLLHVDRLQKVPHFDPISVLPNATYVRKLNGFVSTNEYTHTLPSPDFKQFCSYTSINDKGENSRQRKTRKTRFHHFINNKKASIRRFT from the exons ATGTATTTGCAGCAATTGTGTCACGATAATCTAGTAAATATGATCGAAGTGTTCCGCCAAAGGAAACGATTATATCTCGTCTTCGAGTATTTGGATCACACCTTGTTGGATGAGCTGGAACGTATTGGAAACGGTCTAGGCTGGGAAGTGTCCAGGCGATATGTTTATCAAATCCTTCGCGGTTTGAGCTTCTGTCATAGCAGAAAT GTAATGCATCGTGATATCAAGCCTGAAAATATTCTCGTATCTCCGAACGGAGTGATCAAACTCTGTGATTTCGGGTTTGCACGTTTCACAAATGGTGTCAACGAGTCCTGCACAGATTACGTAGCAACAAGGTGGTATCGAGCACCGGAGCTTCTTGTTGGTGATGCACGATATGGCAAAGCGGTCGATGTTTGGGCGGTAGGTTGTGTTTACGCGGAGTTGGTTACGGGAGATGCTCTCTTTCCTGGCGAAAGCGACGTAGATCAGCTCTATCGAATAACCAAAGTCTTGG GAAGACTGTGTACGAAGCATCAAACGATAATCAGTCCTGGCAGATCTAGTCAAATGTTGCGACACGCAAGTGCGGACGAGCTGGTAGGACCAACTCATTCGAGTGTCGTTTCGATTCGTAAATTATTTCCCACTTGGAATTCAATGACAGTCGACTTCTTATCTCAATGTCTTCGCATGGATCCCGAAACAAGAGCCACGTCTGTAGCGCTCTTGCAACACCCGCTCTTCACGCAAAGTAACTTCGTCGACGAATTCCTCGAACAACTGAGAAATATTATCGCTGATGAAGCTGCTATGAATCCTCTGACGACTAAGAAATTAGAGAAAAGAAGGTCGACTATGTTTAATCTGACATCGAGAAATATTTTGCATAG ATGGCACATGGAAGTCGTTTCGCAAGATACAAAGTCGAACGATAGAACTGCAACTGAAACGATCGAAACGACACAATTACACCAAACGCCATTGCTATTGCACGTAGATCGCTTACAAAAAGTTCCTCACTTTGATCCTATTTCCGTCTTACCAAATGCAACCTACGTTCGTAAGCTAAATGGATTCGTCTCTACAAACGAGTACACCCATACTTTACCTTCTCCCGATTTCAAACAATTTTGTAGCTATACTAGTATCAACGATAAGGGGGAAAATAGTCGtcaaagaaaaacaagaaaaactCGGTTTcatcattttattaataataaaaaagcaTCTATTCGACGATTTACTTAA
- the LOC117160802 gene encoding cyclin-dependent kinase-like 4 isoform X3, with product MIEVFRQRKRLYLVFEYLDHTLLDELERIGNGLGWEVSRRYVYQILRGLSFCHSRNVMHRDIKPENILVSPNGVIKLCDFGFARFTNGVNESCTDYVATRWYRAPELLVGDARYGKAVDVWAVGCVYAELVTGDALFPGESDVDQLYRITKVLGRLCTKHQTIISPGRSSQMLRHASADELVGPTHSSVVSIRKLFPTWNSMTVDFLSQCLRMDPETRATSVALLQHPLFTQSNFVDEFLEQLRNIIADEAAMNPLTTKKLEKRRSTMFNLTSRNILHRWHMEVVSQDTKSNDRTATETIETTQLHQTPLLLHVDRLQKVPHFDPISVLPNATYVRKLNGFVSTNEYTHTLPSPDFKQFCSYTSINDKGENSRQRKTRKTRFHHFINNKKASIRRFT from the exons ATGATCGAAGTGTTCCGCCAAAGGAAACGATTATATCTCGTCTTCGAGTATTTGGATCACACCTTGTTGGATGAGCTGGAACGTATTGGAAACGGTCTAGGCTGGGAAGTGTCCAGGCGATATGTTTATCAAATCCTTCGCGGTTTGAGCTTCTGTCATAGCAGAAAT GTAATGCATCGTGATATCAAGCCTGAAAATATTCTCGTATCTCCGAACGGAGTGATCAAACTCTGTGATTTCGGGTTTGCACGTTTCACAAATGGTGTCAACGAGTCCTGCACAGATTACGTAGCAACAAGGTGGTATCGAGCACCGGAGCTTCTTGTTGGTGATGCACGATATGGCAAAGCGGTCGATGTTTGGGCGGTAGGTTGTGTTTACGCGGAGTTGGTTACGGGAGATGCTCTCTTTCCTGGCGAAAGCGACGTAGATCAGCTCTATCGAATAACCAAAGTCTTGG GAAGACTGTGTACGAAGCATCAAACGATAATCAGTCCTGGCAGATCTAGTCAAATGTTGCGACACGCAAGTGCGGACGAGCTGGTAGGACCAACTCATTCGAGTGTCGTTTCGATTCGTAAATTATTTCCCACTTGGAATTCAATGACAGTCGACTTCTTATCTCAATGTCTTCGCATGGATCCCGAAACAAGAGCCACGTCTGTAGCGCTCTTGCAACACCCGCTCTTCACGCAAAGTAACTTCGTCGACGAATTCCTCGAACAACTGAGAAATATTATCGCTGATGAAGCTGCTATGAATCCTCTGACGACTAAGAAATTAGAGAAAAGAAGGTCGACTATGTTTAATCTGACATCGAGAAATATTTTGCATAG ATGGCACATGGAAGTCGTTTCGCAAGATACAAAGTCGAACGATAGAACTGCAACTGAAACGATCGAAACGACACAATTACACCAAACGCCATTGCTATTGCACGTAGATCGCTTACAAAAAGTTCCTCACTTTGATCCTATTTCCGTCTTACCAAATGCAACCTACGTTCGTAAGCTAAATGGATTCGTCTCTACAAACGAGTACACCCATACTTTACCTTCTCCCGATTTCAAACAATTTTGTAGCTATACTAGTATCAACGATAAGGGGGAAAATAGTCGtcaaagaaaaacaagaaaaactCGGTTTcatcattttattaataataaaaaagcaTCTATTCGACGATTTACTTAA